The following is a genomic window from Vitis vinifera cultivar Pinot Noir 40024 chromosome 6, ASM3070453v1.
TTGTCCATCAATGGTGGGGGTTCTGAACCGCTGTGGCAAATTTGGTGAACTTGGTTTCTTGTGTTAAGACTTCAGTTTCCCTACTTATAAGGtggggaaaataaataaaagtgaggATGTGGAATTGGATGTGTGATCCACACACTCACCAGTTGAACTATCTTTGAATTCTGTTTAATGTTCAGGCATGTATGTCTGTTTCAATTCCTCATTTAGGTTGTGGAGGAAACTATTGAACTACCTTTGAATTCTGTTTAATGTTCAGGCATGTATGTTTGTTTAAGTTCCTCATTTAGGTTGTGGAGGAAACATCTATGCTTTAATATGATTGAAGCTATGCTGAAATGATCTCTGTTTGTCTGTTCCTCCTCTGGTATTTAGTTTTTCCTATAAGACTGATTAAGAATGCAGGTTTACTCATCCATGAAAGATGAGAAACATATCGATGTGAATAATGTGATTGACAACTGTAAGAAAATATATTCAGGTTGATTTATACTAGTCATGTGTACAAACACCTTGTCATATTGGAAGAATCTGTTTTCTCCATCCATCTCTCGGAGTCGAGATTTTTGGATGAGAATTAGAGCATTTGAGACTGTAATGAGAGCTTTTAGGAGAATCGCAGTGGGATTTATCTCTTAAGTAATAATGGTTCTGTCTACCTGCCTATTTTGGtgttttttcctctcttttatttatttttattttttattttattggtagTGATATCAAAACCCTTATTAActattgtctttggtgtttttACTCTATTTTGAGATAGCTTATAAGGAATCtttgaatttgaatattttgaaatttaagctGAGATTGATCAGGATCTGGGCCCAACTTGTTCCAAAAGTTGTTCTAGTACTATGACCTATTTTTGAGTAATGGAAACCTtcctaatttttcatatttgtggctTTGGTCAATTGTCTATGCATGCTTCCCATCACCCCAATTTCCAACTTGTTTCATTCTTAATCTGAACTGCTAACTTGTTTGCCCATCCACTCATTTATTTCACATTTCTGAAGCTGCTTAATAAGTGAATTTGAACTGTTTTCCCAAGCTGCAtgctattttaaattttaggttaatggttttcttatttttcaccTAAGCTGTTGGATATTTGGTTTGGGATGCAACTATTTACATGTGTTGCATAGTGAATACTATTCATGTATGCATACATGCTATAAGTTCACAAGTCCATGCCAAGCTTGTTTCTCATGGTTGCGggatagttttgtttttttatcaagtATAGTGGCCATTTCAGATTTATTTGTTCTATGTCTTACCGGACCAACCAATGGGCACAACTGTCAGCATATAGCTTGTAATGGTCATTAAATGAATGGACCTAAGCATAGCTGTCGTTATATAATACCACACATTATATAACCTATAATGTTCATTAAATAGTTCAGCTGCATCAGTCAATACCGTTTACAATGCAAATGAGTAGATCCAGGCCTGCCTGCCTGCCTGGCTCTGAAACCTGCCAAAGCTTTTTAGGTTTTCTCAAATTGCATCTTCTGAAGAGGGTCAATATTCCTTTCTAATGCTTCCTGATTATTGTGTAGAATCCACATACAACTCATCTTTATGAtcaatatttgatatttgatgcTGGAAACCTACGcaaatttatgatatttgatcTTTTGAATATGAGTTTGGTTGAATTTGCAATTTCAAGTTTGCTTCAGTTCTTGACTTGATCAGTTTTTCTGGAGAtcaatttataacatttttgtGTTTCATTAGGATGGTAATACCCGCTTATTTGCACAAGCATGGTATGCCTCAGGCTTTTGTATCAGCTTGGTAGAACTAAGATATAGAGCTTATTTTAGTCCCAGGCTCAATTACCTTTCTTAAAGCCCCTTGGGCTTGTCCATAAGCCTGATCAACGTCAGTTATTAATCAGTCCCACTCCCAGCTATTGATGATATCCATGTTAAAATCCGACACTTTATACATCAACACTTGGCTTTAGATTGCTACTGGCTGAACCCTGGATCTAGACCTGGGTATTGCATTGCCCATGTTCCTTTATAAACCATCTTCGAGTGTTTTGGACACACACACAAGGAGAAGTTAAAATGAAATGGTAAGTTACAGCTCAAGGATGCACACTATGAACGCTTCTATACGATCAATGCTGCTAAAATTACCCTGCTgctataaaataagataaagagATTGATGTGCTTCTTCTCTAAAGGCCCACAGAAGGGTCAGCAACACATCCCACTTTTTCAACAGGGAAGGTCGGCAGAGTTGAGCTCAGTGATCCCATGGGTTCCTGCAGGGCTGTGTTGATTGGAAACAGCTCGCATTGTGCATATTGTGCCATTATCTGGTCTACAAGCACAAGGGCTATCATTGACTCCACCACTGGCACCGCTGCATATGCCCCATCACAATATGCATCAACAACCACTTCAATGGTAAAAGAATCCGTTCTCTAAGAGGAGATTTGAGGATGGAAATACACACACCTCGTGGAGCCACGCAAGGATCTCGGCGAATGTGTGATAGTATCTCAGTCTCATGTTTATCTCTAGTAACTGTGTGCTGCTTCATCTGTACAGTATCAAAATTGGAGGAGTTGACGTCAGTGTTGGTGATAAAATGAAGCTACCTTCCCTGTCTTCACAATGACTGACAGCACAAATATGACAAAGGTTTGTGTATACTATTAAGTGTCACCAACTCCCTTCCCTCTTTTTCCGATTAAGATGAAAAAAACCACTAACCGACTACAGAAATGGTGACAAGCAGGTGTGTCTGCTTCCCGTCATATACTTGActggaaaaacaaagaaaagagacTACCAAAACTTACTTCAATTGTAGGCGTTGGCTTAAAAGCTATCCTCATGTTTAGGACTTCCCCATTAGATATCCCTCCCTGCATGTTAAATGTTAGTATTACCATTGAAGCACCCAAGTAAAATCAGATGAAGTTATGTGATGTATACATGGCTCTAGGAAGGGGTACCTGTATTCCTCCTGAGTGGTTTGTTCTTGTCCTGATTCTTCCACGTTTGTCTATGTAAAACTCATCGTTGTGTTCGCTCCCACTCATTAATGTACCTGCAAGGATTCTCAATGACAATCAGAAGCTTGGAAAAGTAAGTATCATTGTTCTCcttagaactttttttttttggtgggttttttaaaacaaatacgACAAACCAATTCCATACCTGCAAAGCCACTGCCAAACTCAAAGCCTATCGATGCAGGCAGTGACATGGCAGCTCTGGCCAGTTGAGCTTCAAGTTTATTGAAAACTGGTGAACCAAGTCCCTGAAATGAAATGAGATTAATCATCCTGTggattacttaaaaaaatttgaaaggggggagagagaggaagagagagttGTAAGTGGAGGCTTACACGAGGGACGTTCCTAGCAATGCATGAGACAACCCCACCAACAGAGTCACCGCGCGCCATAACAGCATCAATTGCAGCAATCATCTTCTTAGCATATTCTGCATTTGGGCACCTAACAATACTTTCTTCTATCTGGTACAAGTTAACAATCTTCGTACACAGTCACCTTCATTGTCTAGGGTAATGATACTACTACACTTACTTCCGACAAAAGACCCATACCCAATTTCCTAGCTTGGGGTCCGTCCCAATCCTGGTTTTCCTACCTGGAGGAAACATCATTCCTTTTATGGGCCAGTTGTGGCCTTGTGGGTAGGTGAGAGGGATTTGGGGTTTGACATCTTAGTTGGTATTAATGTATTTGGATTAGGTTGGTAATTTTGCCCCAAAGATTACtgattcaaaattgttttactACCATAAGTCTTATATTAACATATTCATGTTGGAGATCAGTATGCTTCTAGTTTGGAGCGTCGATGTTtctgattatatttttttttttttttaaatttattaaaaagtttctattttcttaaaaagtatTTGCCTAGTCTAATACAACTAAAAATCAAAGGATTTGGTATAAAAtgctttaagaaaaaatataaaagaaagacaatagtgaagaaaaaaaaaaaaattatttttattcactactttaaactcatttaacttattttattcattgatataaagattcaataattttaaaatacaaaaattttgtaattagttttaattatattttattttctttaatatttttaataagataactaaacttgaaaacaatatttttcataccaattttttttatttagagaatcaaagattttaaaaactcatATTGGGTGTGAGAAACAAAACCTACAAATTCAGAGAAGCCATTGTTTAGCCCTGGTCCCTAAACTTCAAAAATCAAGATCAAGCGTATAAATCTTTGCTAGCCTTACACACCAGGAAGGATCAGGTTGCAAATAATTGTAGAGAATAAAATCAGCTTGTATACCTGATCAAGGTTCAGAGACTCATGATCCACCAAATGTTCTGG
Proteins encoded in this region:
- the LOC100245054 gene encoding chorismate synthase 2, chloroplastic, translated to MSLSLIVNPFLRPPRTNGVSESSHLFCALYPAKHIRPGKLKVQASGNTLGTYFRVTTYGESRGGGVGCIIDGCPPRIPLSEADVQVELDRRRPGQSRLVSPRKETDTCQIYSGIAEGLTTGSPIMVHVPNTDQTAHDYSELSRAYRPSHADATYDFKYGVRAIQGGGRSSARETIARVAAGAVAKKILKKFSGTEVLAYVSQVHNVRLPEHLVDHESLNLDQIEESIVRCPNAEYAKKMIAAIDAVMARGDSVGGVVSCIARNVPRGLGSPVFNKLEAQLARAAMSLPASIGFEFGSGFAGTLMSGSEHNDEFYIDKRGRIRTRTNHSGGIQGGISNGEVLNMRIAFKPTPTIEMKQHTVTRDKHETEILSHIRRDPCVAPRAVPVVESMIALVLVDQIMAQYAQCELFPINTALQEPMGSLSSTLPTFPVEKVGCVADPSVGL